A single region of the Malaclemys terrapin pileata isolate rMalTer1 chromosome 4, rMalTer1.hap1, whole genome shotgun sequence genome encodes:
- the YOD1 gene encoding ubiquitin thioesterase OTU1 translates to MLRLRCKARSGSHPLPGLTAHSRLRELQAALAALTGVPAPAQRLLLGFPPRSLDLSDGERRLGELGIHSGDTLIVEEDTTKPKNESPVIAKRSVPTLVREALPVLARRVVPADNSCLFTSIFYVVEGGIYDPACAPEMRSLIAQIVASDPESYCEAVLGKTNEEYCEWIRREDTWGGAIEVSILSKFYQCEICVVDTQTVRIDRFGEDAGYARRVLLIYDGIHYDPLERKIPDSDVPPLTIFSTNDDVVLAQALELADEARRKRQFTDVNRFTLRCMVCQKGLTGQVEAREHAKETGHANFGEV, encoded by the exons ATGCTGCGGCTGCGCTGCAAGGCCCGGAGCGGCTCCCACCCGCTGCCCGGCCTCACGGCGCATTCCCGCCTCCGGGAGCTGCAGGCCGCCCTGGCCGCCCTCAccggggtgccggccccggcccagcgccTCCTGCTCGGCTTCCCCCCGCGGAGCCTTGACCTGAGCGACGGGGAGCGGCGGCTGGGGGAGCTCGGCATCCACTCAG GTGATACTCTAATTGTTGAAGAGGACACAACCAAACCCAAGAATGAGTCACCTGTAATTGCAAAAAGGAGTGTCCCTACTTTGGTCAGGGAAGCACTGCCTGTACTTGCAAGGAGGGTTGTTCCAGCAGATAACTCCTGTCTCTTCACAAGCATATTCTATGTGGTAGAGGGAGGCATTTATGATCCAGCATGTGCTCCGGAGATGCGCAGTCTTATAGCCCAGATAGTGGCAAGTGATCCAGAGTCCTATTGTGAGGCAGTACTAGGGAAAACCAATGAAGAGTATTGTGAGTGGATCAGAAGAGAAGATACATGGGGAGGCGCCATTGAAGTATCCATTCTGTCTAAGTTTTATCAGTGTGAAATCTGTGTAGTGGATACACAAACAGTCAGAATTGACCGTTTTGGGGAAGATGCTGGCTATGCTAGGCGGGTCCTTCTGATTTATGATGGGATTCATTATGATCCACTTGAACGTAAAATCCCTGACTCAGACGTCCCTCCCCTGACCATTTTCTCAACAAATGATGATGTTGTTCTTGCACAAGCATTGGAATTGGCAGATGAAGCCAGACGAAAGAGGCAATTTACTGATGTAAATCGCTTTACACTAAGATGCATGGTGTGCCAGAAGGGGTTAACTGGACAAGTGGAAGCCAGAGAACATGCCAAGGAGACTGGGCATGCGAACTTTGGAGAAGTGTGA